One window from the genome of Rhodopirellula halodulae encodes:
- a CDS encoding DNA-3-methyladenine glycosylase, whose translation MDVGREPKSRGKWSEEPRQLDESFYDRSPAIVARELIGCGFARRVDGEWLGGWIVETEAYLSRRDAASHSARGMTPGNASMFGPPGTLYVYPIHAKHCVNLVTEGHGVGSAVLIRAIEPVWGVQRLMTNRRQTDFSDRTKTQLTTGPGRLCQAMQIDRRCDGKLPQKDANWQVFQKVPVAANRISKTARIGVSQSAERKLRFFLDGNRFVSGLARQHRRPRRDSIEAEFGTLPFPFG comes from the coding sequence ATGGATGTAGGCAGAGAACCAAAGAGTCGCGGCAAATGGTCGGAAGAGCCTCGGCAACTCGACGAATCATTTTATGATCGCTCCCCGGCCATCGTTGCACGCGAATTGATCGGCTGCGGATTCGCGAGACGAGTCGATGGTGAATGGTTGGGCGGGTGGATCGTTGAGACCGAAGCCTACCTGTCTCGGCGAGACGCCGCGAGTCATAGTGCTCGCGGGATGACGCCGGGTAACGCATCCATGTTTGGTCCTCCGGGAACGCTCTATGTTTACCCGATTCATGCGAAACACTGTGTCAACTTGGTGACGGAGGGGCACGGGGTGGGATCCGCGGTGTTGATTCGTGCGATCGAGCCGGTTTGGGGCGTGCAACGTTTGATGACAAATCGGCGTCAGACCGATTTCTCTGATCGCACCAAAACTCAGCTCACGACGGGGCCAGGCCGGCTTTGCCAAGCGATGCAGATTGACCGTAGATGCGACGGCAAGTTGCCGCAAAAGGATGCAAATTGGCAGGTCTTTCAAAAAGTTCCCGTCGCAGCCAATCGCATCTCGAAAACAGCCCGAATCGGAGTGTCGCAGTCCGCCGAACGCAAGTTGCGTTTCTTCTTGGACGGAAACCGATTTGTCAGTGGCTTGGCACGGCAACACCGCCGGCCCAGGCGGGATTCCATCGAGGCTGAATTCGGTACACTGCCGTTCCCTTTCGGGTGA